A genome region from Danio aesculapii chromosome 2, fDanAes4.1, whole genome shotgun sequence includes the following:
- the afg3l2 gene encoding AFG3-like protein 2, with protein sequence MAHRYLHLSRGCRNLLHTLLPNVRSTNRFQSVQGVGQIVLDRRSLLFQVLGTYRRLSSKPPKGFEKYFPNNKNGGPKNSEPTPSNAEVKEAKPTNSQKTTGGGGGGGGSSGGGKRGGRKDESTWQSRIQKGEFPWDDKEFRMYFLGGTAFWAAMGYYFFIRDGGREVTWKDFVNSYLAKGVVDRLEVVNKRYVKVIFTPGKTPVDGQYVWFNIGSVDTFERNLETAQLELGIEGENRLPVVYSAESDGSFLLSMLPTVLIIGFLLFMLRRGPAGAGRPGRGMGGLFSVSETTAKVLRDEIDVKFKDVAGCEEAKLEIMEFVNFLKNPKQYQDLGAKIPKGAILTGPPGTGKTLLAKATAGEANVPFITVNGSEFLEMFVGVGPARVRDLFVLARKNAPCILFIDEIDAVGRKRGRGNFGGQSEQENTLNQLLVEMDGFNTATNVVVLAGTNRPDILDPALMRPGRFDRQIYIGPPDIKGRASIFKVHLRPLKLEAELDKEALARKMAALTPGFSGADIANVCNEAALIAARHLSDAINQKHFEQAIERVIGGLEKKTQVLQPEEKKTVAYHEAGHAVAGWFLEHADPLLKVSIIPRGKGLGYAQYLPKEQYLYTKEQLLDRMCMTLGGRVSEEIFFGRITTGAQDDLKKVTQSAYAQIVQFGMNEKVGQVSFDLPRQGELVLEKPYSEATARLIDTEVRNLISTAYERTQQLLSDKKPEVEKVALRLLEKEVLDKNDMVELLGKRPFAEKSTYEEFVEGTGSVDEDTSLPEGLKDWNKERGSEKEESTEEQVARQITGGMPF encoded by the exons ATGGCACACCGATATCTGCATCTGTCAAGAGGCTGCAGGAACCTTCTTCACACTCTGCTGCCGAATGTCAGATCAACAAACCGCTTTCAGTCG GTCCAGGGTGTTGGACAAATTGTCCTAGACAGAAGGTCCTTGCTCTTTCAGGTCTTGGGGACATATAGAAGATTAAGCTCCAAACCTCCTAAAG GTTTTGAAAAATACTtccctaataataaaaatggGGGTCCAAAAAACAGTGAGCCCACGCCATCCAACGCTGAAGTCAAAG AGGCTAAACCAACCAATTCTCAGAAGACCACAGGTGGAGGTGGAGGTGGAGGTGGAAGTAGTGGAGGAGGAAAACGAGGGGGGCGGAAAGATGAATCCACCTGGCAAAGCCGTATTCAAAAG GGTGAATTTCCTTGGGATGATAAAGAGTTTCGTATGTATTTCCTGGGTGGAACGGCCTTCTGGGCAGCTATGGGGTATTATTTCTTCATACGAGATGGAGGAAGGGAGGTCACATGGAAAGACTTTGTCAATAGTTATCTTGCAAAAGGAGTG GTTGACAGGTTGGAGGTTGTAAACAAGCGATATGTAAAAGTCATCTTTACTCCTGGTAAAACTCCAGTTGACGGG CAATATGTATGGTTCAACATCGGCAGCGTGGACACATTTGAGCGTAACCTGGAGACGGCTCAGCTGGAGCTGGGCATTGAAGGAGAAAACAGACTGCCAGTGGTCTATTCTGCTGAAAGTGATGG gtcGTTCCTCCTCAGCATGTTGCCCACCGTCCTGATCATTGGGTTCCTGCTGTTCATGTTGAGGAGAGGGCCAGCGGGGGCAGGGAGGCCTGGAAGGGGAATGGGTGGACTCTTTAGCGTCAGCGAAACCACTGCCAAAGTACTACGAGACGAGATCGACGTCAAGTTCAAGGACGTGGCTGGCTGTGAGGAGGCCAAGCTGGAGATCATGGAGTTTGTCAACTTCCTTAAAAACCCAAAGCAGTACCAGGATTTGGGTGCCAAAATTCCAAAG GGGGCTATTTTGACTGGACCTCCAGGCACAGGAAAGACTTTACTAGCCAAGGCCACTGCAGGAGAGGCCAATGTCCCCTTCATCACTGTGAATGGGTCAGAGTTTTTGGAGATGTTTGTAGGAGTTGGACCGGCAAGG GTACGGGATCTTTTTGTATTAGCACGGAAGAACGCCCCATGTATTCTCTTCATAGATGAGATCGATGCTGTGGGAAGAAAGAGAGGCAGAGGCAACTTCGGTGGACAGAGTGAACAAGAGAACACACTCAATCAGTTACTAGTTGAGATGGATG gTTTTAACACTGCTACTAATGTTGTAGTGCTGGCTGGCACAAACAGACCAGATATTCTAGATCCAGCTCTAATGAGGCCTGGACGCTTCGATAGACAGATATATATCG GACCACCGGATATCAAAGGTAGAGCTTCTATATTCAAAGTCCACCTGAGACCATTAAAGCTGGAAGCAGAGCTGGACAAGGAAGCTCTGGCAAGGAAAATGGCTGCTCTAACACCTGGTTTTTCAG GTGCGGACATCGCTAATGTGTGCAATGAAGCTGCGCTAATTGCAGCCCGCCATCTTTCTGATGCCATCAACCAAAAACATTTCGAGCAAGCCATTGAACGAGTAATTGGGG GTCTTGAGAAGAAGACTCAGGTCCTCCAGCCAGAGGAGAAGAAGACAGTGGCCTATCATGAGGCTGGTCATGCTGTAGCCGGCTGGTTTCTTGAGCACGCCGACCCTTTGCTTAAA GTATCCATTATCCCACGTGGAAAGGGTTTAGGCTACGCACAGTATTTGCCCAAAGAGCAGTATCTGTACACCAAGGAGCAGCTGCTGGACAGAATGTGCATGACTCTGGGTGGACGTGTGTCTGAGGAGATCTTTTTCGGACGCATTACCACAGGGGCGCAGGATGACCTGAAGAAGGTGACACAGAGTGCCTATGCACAG ATTGTACAGTTTGGCATGAATGAGAAGGTGGGACAGGTGTCATTCGACCTGCCACGGCAGGGAGAGCTTGTTCTGGAGAAGCCCTACAGTGAGGCCACGGCACGTCTCATTGACACCGAGGTCAGAAATCTCATCAGCACAGCATACGAGCGAACGCAACAACTGCTCTCTGACAAGAAGCCTGAGGTGGAGAAG GTGGCACTGCGTCTACTAGAGAAGGAGGTGCTGGATAAAAACGACATGGTCGAGCTGCTGGGCAAAAGGCCGTTTGCTGAGAAGTCAACTTATGAGGAGTTTGTGGAGGGAACGGGGAGCGTGGATGAGGACACGTCGCTGCCGGAGGGCCTGAAGGACTGGAATAAGGAGCGCGGCAGCGAGAAGGAGGAGAGCACTGAAGAGCAGGTGGCCCGACAGATCACTGGCGGGATGCCCTTCTGA